The Sorex araneus isolate mSorAra2 chromosome 5, mSorAra2.pri, whole genome shotgun sequence genome has a segment encoding these proteins:
- the SYNC gene encoding syncoilin isoform X1 — MASPEPRRGGDGAARAARGTRAEASSPHEENSESLNEERTLYPEVTFPLEGNLNLEDIFYLGGAGDFDEIPYVEETKRPVEPLYIEETRQPDEALCIEETVKQEDTLSVEHGLKPERQSVETMSPKDTESVEKTVKLKTQYGEPEETLSVEKTMTSETQAVEETVTSEETQSVKKTVMPEQTLSVETVMPEETLSVEEVVKSGETLSMVETMTPEEIQTVKPKKILSVEEIVTPEEIQSLEETVKPKEILSVEETMIPEEIQSLEEPREILSVEEIVTPEEIQSLEETVKAKERVSAVEDAVKPEEIQSIKDPMKSEKTSPEIIDGGETGTSGEKLSPEESPRVESSPCTEESLSVEDLELLEGRFQQCIQAVSQLEEERDQLVHELVLLREPALQEVQQVHQDIQAAYKLHAQAELERDGIREEIRLVKQKLFKVTKECVAYQYQLECRRQDVAHFAEFQEVLTTRAAQLSEELAHLKEAYLKQKELLQQQLEAPPSQRDGHFLQESRRISAQFETLLAESRQGLEEEYEPQLLRLLERKEAAAEALQKTQAEIQEMKEALRPLQAEAQQLHLQNRNLEDQITLVRQKRDEEVQQYKEQLEEMEERQRQLRSGVQLQQQKNKEMEQLRNSLAEELSTYKAMLPKSPEQANASTSQTSEAESQSQGDPSGYKNVFCVTTAPLTILIILKYSWGERSKG; from the exons GGGAACAAGAGCTGAGGCCAGTTCTCCTCATGAGGAGAACTCTGAATCCCTGAATGAGGAAAGGACCTTGTATCCAGAAGTTACTTTCCCTTTGGAGGGGAATTTGAACTTAGAGGATATTTTCTATCTGGGGGGCGCAGGTGATTTTGATGAGATACCGTATGTGGAAGAGACCAAAAGACCTGTGGAGCCACTGTATATTGAGGAGACCAGGCAGCCAGATGAGGCCCTGTGCATTGAAGAGACTGTGAAACAAGAGGATACACTGTCTGTGGAGCATGGTTTGAAGCCTGAGAGACAGTCTGTGGAGACTATGTCCCCAAAGGACACAGAGTCTGTGGAGAAGACTGTGAAACTAAAGACACAATATGGGGAGCCTGAGGAGACACTGTCTGTGGAGAAGACCATGACATCAGAGACACAGGCTGTGGAGGAGACTGTGACGTCAGAGGAGACACAGTCTGTAAAGAAGACCGTGATGCCAGAGCAGACACTCTCTGTGGAGACCGTGATGCCAGAGGAGACACTATCTGTGGAGGAAGTTGTGAAGTCAGGGGAGACACTGTCAATGGTGGAGACTATGACTCCAGAGGAGATACAGACTGTGAAACCGAAGAAGATATTGTCTGTAGAGGAGATTGTGACACCAGAGGAGATACAGTCTCTGGAGGAGACTGTGAAGCCCAAGGAGATACTATCTGTGGAGGAGACCATGATTCCAGAGGAGATACAGTCtctggaggagcccagggagatATTGTCTGTGGAGGAGATTGTGACTCCAGAGGAGATACAGTCTCTGGAGGAGACTGTGAAAGCCAAGGAGAGAGTGTCTGCTGTGGAGGACGCTGTGAAGCCAGAGGAGATACAGTCTATAAAAGATCCCATGAAATCAGAAAAGACAAGCCCAGagatcattgatggaggagagACAGGCACAAGTGGGGAGAAACTGAGCCCTGAGGAAAGCCCCAGAGTTGAGTCAAGTCCGTGCACTGAGGAGAGCCTGAGTGTAGAGGACCTGGAATTGCTGGAAGGCCGTTTCCAGCAGTGTATCCAAGCCGTGTCCCAGCTGGAAGAGGAAAGGGATCAGCTTGTTCATGAGCTGGTGCTGCTCCGGGAACCAGCCCTCCAGGAGGTGCAGCAAGTCCACCAAGACATCCAGGCGGCCTACAAACTGCACGCGCAGGCGGAGCTGGAGAGGGACGGGATAAGGGAGGAGATCCGGCTGGTCAAGCAGAAGCTATTCAAGGTGACAAAGGAATGTGTGGCCTACCAGTACCAGCTGGAGTGCCGCCGGCAAGACGTGGCCCACTTTGCCGAATTCCAGGAAGTGCTGACTACGCGGGCAGCGCAGCTCTCGGAAGAGCTGGCCCATCTCAAGGAGGCCTATCTGAAGCAGAAGGAGCTGTTACAGCAACAACTCGAGGCACCGCCAAGCCAGAGGGACGGGCACTTTCTCCAGGAGAGCCGGCGGATCTCTGCGCAGTTTGAGACCCTCCTGGCAGAGAGCCGCCAGGGCCTGGAGGAGGAGTATGAACCTCAGCTGCTGCGGCTCCTGGAACGGAAGGAAGCTGCTGCCGAAGCGCTCCAGAAAACCCAGGCAGAGATCCAGGAGATGAAGGAGGCCCTGAGGCCCCTGCAAGCAGAGGCCCAGCAGCTCCATCTGCAAAACCGAAACCTGGAGGACCAGATCACACTTGTGAGACAAAAGCGAGATGAGGAGGTGCAGCAGTACAAG GAACAGCTGGAGGAGATGGAAGAACGGCAAAGGCAGTTAAGAAGCGGGGTGCAACTCCAGCAACAGAAGAACAAGGAGATGGAGCAACTAAGGAACAGCCTGGCTGAAGAGCTCTCAACTTATAA GGCTATGCTACCCAAGAGCCCTGAACAAGCAAATGCTTCCACTTCTCAGACAAGTGAAGCTGAGTCACAATCTCAAGGTGATCCTTCTGGGTACAAGAATGTTTTCTGTGTTACGACTGCTCCCTTAACAATACTAATTATCTTAAAATACAGCTGGGGAGAGcgctcaaagggctag
- the SYNC gene encoding syncoilin isoform X2 encodes MASPEPRRGGDGAARAARGTRAEASSPHEENSESLNEERTLYPEVTFPLEGNLNLEDIFYLGGAGDFDEIPYVEETKRPVEPLYIEETRQPDEALCIEETVKQEDTLSVEHGLKPERQSVETMSPKDTESVEKTVKLKTQYGEPEETLSVEKTMTSETQAVEETVTSEETQSVKKTVMPEQTLSVETVMPEETLSVEEVVKSGETLSMVETMTPEEIQTVKPKKILSVEEIVTPEEIQSLEETVKPKEILSVEETMIPEEIQSLEEPREILSVEEIVTPEEIQSLEETVKAKERVSAVEDAVKPEEIQSIKDPMKSEKTSPEIIDGGETGTSGEKLSPEESPRVESSPCTEESLSVEDLELLEGRFQQCIQAVSQLEEERDQLVHELVLLREPALQEVQQVHQDIQAAYKLHAQAELERDGIREEIRLVKQKLFKVTKECVAYQYQLECRRQDVAHFAEFQEVLTTRAAQLSEELAHLKEAYLKQKELLQQQLEAPPSQRDGHFLQESRRISAQFETLLAESRQGLEEEYEPQLLRLLERKEAAAEALQKTQAEIQEMKEALRPLQAEAQQLHLQNRNLEDQITLVRQKRDEEVQQYKEQLEEMEERQRQLRSGVQLQQQKNKEMEQLRNSLAEELSTYKAMLPKSPEQANASTSQTSEAESQSQGAV; translated from the exons GGGAACAAGAGCTGAGGCCAGTTCTCCTCATGAGGAGAACTCTGAATCCCTGAATGAGGAAAGGACCTTGTATCCAGAAGTTACTTTCCCTTTGGAGGGGAATTTGAACTTAGAGGATATTTTCTATCTGGGGGGCGCAGGTGATTTTGATGAGATACCGTATGTGGAAGAGACCAAAAGACCTGTGGAGCCACTGTATATTGAGGAGACCAGGCAGCCAGATGAGGCCCTGTGCATTGAAGAGACTGTGAAACAAGAGGATACACTGTCTGTGGAGCATGGTTTGAAGCCTGAGAGACAGTCTGTGGAGACTATGTCCCCAAAGGACACAGAGTCTGTGGAGAAGACTGTGAAACTAAAGACACAATATGGGGAGCCTGAGGAGACACTGTCTGTGGAGAAGACCATGACATCAGAGACACAGGCTGTGGAGGAGACTGTGACGTCAGAGGAGACACAGTCTGTAAAGAAGACCGTGATGCCAGAGCAGACACTCTCTGTGGAGACCGTGATGCCAGAGGAGACACTATCTGTGGAGGAAGTTGTGAAGTCAGGGGAGACACTGTCAATGGTGGAGACTATGACTCCAGAGGAGATACAGACTGTGAAACCGAAGAAGATATTGTCTGTAGAGGAGATTGTGACACCAGAGGAGATACAGTCTCTGGAGGAGACTGTGAAGCCCAAGGAGATACTATCTGTGGAGGAGACCATGATTCCAGAGGAGATACAGTCtctggaggagcccagggagatATTGTCTGTGGAGGAGATTGTGACTCCAGAGGAGATACAGTCTCTGGAGGAGACTGTGAAAGCCAAGGAGAGAGTGTCTGCTGTGGAGGACGCTGTGAAGCCAGAGGAGATACAGTCTATAAAAGATCCCATGAAATCAGAAAAGACAAGCCCAGagatcattgatggaggagagACAGGCACAAGTGGGGAGAAACTGAGCCCTGAGGAAAGCCCCAGAGTTGAGTCAAGTCCGTGCACTGAGGAGAGCCTGAGTGTAGAGGACCTGGAATTGCTGGAAGGCCGTTTCCAGCAGTGTATCCAAGCCGTGTCCCAGCTGGAAGAGGAAAGGGATCAGCTTGTTCATGAGCTGGTGCTGCTCCGGGAACCAGCCCTCCAGGAGGTGCAGCAAGTCCACCAAGACATCCAGGCGGCCTACAAACTGCACGCGCAGGCGGAGCTGGAGAGGGACGGGATAAGGGAGGAGATCCGGCTGGTCAAGCAGAAGCTATTCAAGGTGACAAAGGAATGTGTGGCCTACCAGTACCAGCTGGAGTGCCGCCGGCAAGACGTGGCCCACTTTGCCGAATTCCAGGAAGTGCTGACTACGCGGGCAGCGCAGCTCTCGGAAGAGCTGGCCCATCTCAAGGAGGCCTATCTGAAGCAGAAGGAGCTGTTACAGCAACAACTCGAGGCACCGCCAAGCCAGAGGGACGGGCACTTTCTCCAGGAGAGCCGGCGGATCTCTGCGCAGTTTGAGACCCTCCTGGCAGAGAGCCGCCAGGGCCTGGAGGAGGAGTATGAACCTCAGCTGCTGCGGCTCCTGGAACGGAAGGAAGCTGCTGCCGAAGCGCTCCAGAAAACCCAGGCAGAGATCCAGGAGATGAAGGAGGCCCTGAGGCCCCTGCAAGCAGAGGCCCAGCAGCTCCATCTGCAAAACCGAAACCTGGAGGACCAGATCACACTTGTGAGACAAAAGCGAGATGAGGAGGTGCAGCAGTACAAG GAACAGCTGGAGGAGATGGAAGAACGGCAAAGGCAGTTAAGAAGCGGGGTGCAACTCCAGCAACAGAAGAACAAGGAGATGGAGCAACTAAGGAACAGCCTGGCTGAAGAGCTCTCAACTTATAA GGCTATGCTACCCAAGAGCCCTGAACAAGCAAATGCTTCCACTTCTCAGACAAGTGAAGCTGAGTCACAATCTCAAG GGGCTGTTTAG
- the SYNC gene encoding syncoilin isoform X3 has translation MASPEPRRGGDGAARAARGTRAEASSPHEENSESLNEERTLYPEVTFPLEGNLNLEDIFYLGGAGDFDEIPYVEETKRPVEPLYIEETRQPDEALCIEETVKQEDTLSVEHGLKPERQSVETMSPKDTESVEKTVKLKTQYGEPEETLSVEKTMTSETQAVEETVTSEETQSVKKTVMPEQTLSVETVMPEETLSVEEVVKSGETLSMVETMTPEEIQTVKPKKILSVEEIVTPEEIQSLEETVKPKEILSVEETMIPEEIQSLEEPREILSVEEIVTPEEIQSLEETVKAKERVSAVEDAVKPEEIQSIKDPMKSEKTSPEIIDGGETGTSGEKLSPEESPRVESSPCTEESLSVEDLELLEGRFQQCIQAVSQLEEERDQLVHELVLLREPALQEVQQVHQDIQAAYKLHAQAELERDGIREEIRLVKQKLFKVTKECVAYQYQLECRRQDVAHFAEFQEVLTTRAAQLSEELAHLKEAYLKQKELLQQQLEAPPSQRDGHFLQESRRISAQFETLLAESRQGLEEEYEPQLLRLLERKEAAAEALQKTQAEIQEMKEALRPLQAEAQQLHLQNRNLEDQITLVRQKRDEEVQQYKEQLEEMEERQRQLRSGVQLQQQKNKEMEQLRNSLAEELSTYKGCLETY, from the exons GGGAACAAGAGCTGAGGCCAGTTCTCCTCATGAGGAGAACTCTGAATCCCTGAATGAGGAAAGGACCTTGTATCCAGAAGTTACTTTCCCTTTGGAGGGGAATTTGAACTTAGAGGATATTTTCTATCTGGGGGGCGCAGGTGATTTTGATGAGATACCGTATGTGGAAGAGACCAAAAGACCTGTGGAGCCACTGTATATTGAGGAGACCAGGCAGCCAGATGAGGCCCTGTGCATTGAAGAGACTGTGAAACAAGAGGATACACTGTCTGTGGAGCATGGTTTGAAGCCTGAGAGACAGTCTGTGGAGACTATGTCCCCAAAGGACACAGAGTCTGTGGAGAAGACTGTGAAACTAAAGACACAATATGGGGAGCCTGAGGAGACACTGTCTGTGGAGAAGACCATGACATCAGAGACACAGGCTGTGGAGGAGACTGTGACGTCAGAGGAGACACAGTCTGTAAAGAAGACCGTGATGCCAGAGCAGACACTCTCTGTGGAGACCGTGATGCCAGAGGAGACACTATCTGTGGAGGAAGTTGTGAAGTCAGGGGAGACACTGTCAATGGTGGAGACTATGACTCCAGAGGAGATACAGACTGTGAAACCGAAGAAGATATTGTCTGTAGAGGAGATTGTGACACCAGAGGAGATACAGTCTCTGGAGGAGACTGTGAAGCCCAAGGAGATACTATCTGTGGAGGAGACCATGATTCCAGAGGAGATACAGTCtctggaggagcccagggagatATTGTCTGTGGAGGAGATTGTGACTCCAGAGGAGATACAGTCTCTGGAGGAGACTGTGAAAGCCAAGGAGAGAGTGTCTGCTGTGGAGGACGCTGTGAAGCCAGAGGAGATACAGTCTATAAAAGATCCCATGAAATCAGAAAAGACAAGCCCAGagatcattgatggaggagagACAGGCACAAGTGGGGAGAAACTGAGCCCTGAGGAAAGCCCCAGAGTTGAGTCAAGTCCGTGCACTGAGGAGAGCCTGAGTGTAGAGGACCTGGAATTGCTGGAAGGCCGTTTCCAGCAGTGTATCCAAGCCGTGTCCCAGCTGGAAGAGGAAAGGGATCAGCTTGTTCATGAGCTGGTGCTGCTCCGGGAACCAGCCCTCCAGGAGGTGCAGCAAGTCCACCAAGACATCCAGGCGGCCTACAAACTGCACGCGCAGGCGGAGCTGGAGAGGGACGGGATAAGGGAGGAGATCCGGCTGGTCAAGCAGAAGCTATTCAAGGTGACAAAGGAATGTGTGGCCTACCAGTACCAGCTGGAGTGCCGCCGGCAAGACGTGGCCCACTTTGCCGAATTCCAGGAAGTGCTGACTACGCGGGCAGCGCAGCTCTCGGAAGAGCTGGCCCATCTCAAGGAGGCCTATCTGAAGCAGAAGGAGCTGTTACAGCAACAACTCGAGGCACCGCCAAGCCAGAGGGACGGGCACTTTCTCCAGGAGAGCCGGCGGATCTCTGCGCAGTTTGAGACCCTCCTGGCAGAGAGCCGCCAGGGCCTGGAGGAGGAGTATGAACCTCAGCTGCTGCGGCTCCTGGAACGGAAGGAAGCTGCTGCCGAAGCGCTCCAGAAAACCCAGGCAGAGATCCAGGAGATGAAGGAGGCCCTGAGGCCCCTGCAAGCAGAGGCCCAGCAGCTCCATCTGCAAAACCGAAACCTGGAGGACCAGATCACACTTGTGAGACAAAAGCGAGATGAGGAGGTGCAGCAGTACAAG GAACAGCTGGAGGAGATGGAAGAACGGCAAAGGCAGTTAAGAAGCGGGGTGCAACTCCAGCAACAGAAGAACAAGGAGATGGAGCAACTAAGGAACAGCCTGGCTGAAGAGCTCTCAACTTATAA GGGCTGTTTAGAAACATATTGA